One stretch of Arachis duranensis cultivar V14167 chromosome 1, aradu.V14167.gnm2.J7QH, whole genome shotgun sequence DNA includes these proteins:
- the LOC107478923 gene encoding uncharacterized protein LOC107478923 isoform X2 has translation MEENLSSSKAKRGKLIEYEHHCREKFSSADVNPNSEKIDVPFEAQKNATPSVDCKDSQGFVHGQIDEKPIEEVTMLSDQRKVTVLYELLSACLSDLGEDNKRYTRRRKGYDARHRVALRLLATWLDVKWTKMESIETMVSSAAMAIIKEQESKKEESQLNESKWAKWKRRGIIGAAAVTGGTLLAVTGGLAAPAIAAGLGALAPTLGTLIPVIGASGFAAAFSAAGTVAGSVAVAASFGAAGAGLTGSKMARRVGGVEEFEFKAVGENHKQGRLGVEVMVSGFVFEKEDFLRPWEGQHDYSERYALQWESKNLIAVSTAIQDWLTSRLAMELMKRGAMMTVLSTLLTALAWPAALLAATDFIDSKWTIAINRADKAGKLLAKVLLSGVHGNRPVTLVGYSLGARVIFKCLRYLSQTENSAEIVERVVLLGAPIPIKDENWEAARKMVAGRFINAYSRNDWMLGVAFRASLLTKGLSGIQPVNIPGIQNVDVTNHIEGHSSYLWATRQIMDDLQLDTYYPVYNNILCIS, from the exons ATGGAAGAAAATTTAAGCTCTTCCAAGGCTAAAAGGGGAAAGCTTATCGAATATGAGCATCATTGTCGTGAGAAATTTTCATCTGCCGATGTTAATCCTAATTCTGAAAAGATAGATGTGCCATTTGAAGCTCAGAAGAACGCTACCCCTTCTGTTGATTGTAAAGATTCCCAGGGGTTTGTCCATGGCCAAATTGATGAGAAACCAATTGAAGAGGTGACGATGCTTAGTGATCAAAGGAAAGTGACTGTTCTCTATGAACTTCTTTCAGCTTGTCTTTCAGATTTAGGTGAAGATAACAAGAGATATACACGGAGAAGAAAAGGTTATGATGCTCGGCATCGTGTGGCTTTGCGGTTGCTGGCAACTTGGCTTGATGTCAAGTGGACAAAAATG GAGTCCATTGAGACCATGGTTTCATCTGCGGCAATGGCTataattaaagaacaagaatccaaaaaagaagaaagtcaATTAAATGAAAGCAAGTGGGCTAAATGGAAGCGTCGTGGGATTATTGGTGCTGCTGCTGTAACTGGGGGAACTTTGTTGGCTGTTACTGGTG GGTTGGCCGCACCAGCAATTGCTGCAGGACTAGGTGCTTTGGCCCCAACTTTGGGTACTCTGATCCCTGTAATTGGAGCAAGTGGATTTGCTGCAGCTTTTAGTGCTGCAGGAACTGTTGCTGGTTCTGTTGCTGTTGCTGCATCATTTGGAG CTGCGGGAGCTGGACTTACTGGAAGCAAAATGGCTAGGAGAGTTGGTGGTGTTGAAGAATTTGAATTCAAAGCTGTAGGAGAAAACCATAAGCAAGGT AGGCTAGGTGTGGAGGTCATGGTCTCTGGATTTGTTTTTGAGAAGGAAGACTTTTTAAGGCCATGGGAAGGACAGCATGACTACTCAGAGAG ATATGCACTGCAGTGGGAGTCCAAGAATCTGATTGCCGTGAGCACTGCAATTCAAGATTGGCTTACTTCAA GACTTGCAATGGAGTTGATGAAACGAGGGGCAATGATGACTGTTCTGAGCACACTTTTAACTGCATTGGCTTGGCCTGCCGCGTTACTTGCAGCGACTGATTTCATAGATAGTAAATGGACAATTGCTATCAACAG aGCAGATAAAGCAGGAAAGTTGCTTGCTAAAGTCTTATTAAGTGGAGTACATGGAAATAG GCCTGTGACACTTGTAGGTTACTCACTCGGAGCAAGAGTTATTTTCAAGTGTCTTCGGTATTTGTCCCAGACAGAAAACAGTG CCGAAATAGTAGAAAGAGTTGTTCTTCTTGGAGCACCAATCCCAATCAAGGATGAGAACTGGGAAGCTGCTAGAAAG ATGGTAGCAGGAAGGTTTATAAATGCTTATTCAAGGAATGACTGGATGCTTGGAGTTGCCTTCCGCGCAAG CCTACTAACGAAAGGATTATCTGGAATCCAACCGGTCAATATACCTGGGATCCAAAAT GTCGATGTCACAAACCACATTGAAGGCCATTCTTCTTATCTGTGGGCAACCCGTCAGATCATGGATGATCTTCAATTGGATACGTACTATCCCGTTTATAACAACATTCTTTGTATATCTTGA
- the LOC107478923 gene encoding uncharacterized protein LOC107478923 isoform X1: MASPPETTAKTTSILSPTQRYAAASLFGLALHEGQIHQTQILPLPAASDDSLSREQRTSSSSSADSVSDDPDLWVHENSALLRPVFKFLDIDPAAWSGLEETAGSSSATHHVGPLLRLLAEESDDGSSERSDQELALSKVVDGILLGMEENLSSSKAKRGKLIEYEHHCREKFSSADVNPNSEKIDVPFEAQKNATPSVDCKDSQGFVHGQIDEKPIEEVTMLSDQRKVTVLYELLSACLSDLGEDNKRYTRRRKGYDARHRVALRLLATWLDVKWTKMESIETMVSSAAMAIIKEQESKKEESQLNESKWAKWKRRGIIGAAAVTGGTLLAVTGGLAAPAIAAGLGALAPTLGTLIPVIGASGFAAAFSAAGTVAGSVAVAASFGAAGAGLTGSKMARRVGGVEEFEFKAVGENHKQGRLGVEVMVSGFVFEKEDFLRPWEGQHDYSERYALQWESKNLIAVSTAIQDWLTSRLAMELMKRGAMMTVLSTLLTALAWPAALLAATDFIDSKWTIAINRADKAGKLLAKVLLSGVHGNRPVTLVGYSLGARVIFKCLRYLSQTENSAEIVERVVLLGAPIPIKDENWEAARKMVAGRFINAYSRNDWMLGVAFRASLLTKGLSGIQPVNIPGIQNVDVTNHIEGHSSYLWATRQIMDDLQLDTYYPVYNNILCIS; the protein is encoded by the exons ATGGCATCGCCGCCGGAGACGACGGCGAAGACGACGTCCATTCTGTCACCGACTCAGAGGTACGCCGCCGCATCCCTTTTCGGGCTTGCCCTTCACGAGGGGCAGATCCACCAGACCCAAATTTTGCCCTTACCCGCTGCTTCCGACGATTCCCTCTCCAGAGAACAACGTACCAGTAGTAGCTCCAGCGCCGACTCAGTTTCCGATGACCCGGATCTTTGGGTCCACGAAAACTCGGCTTTGCTCCGACCCGTTTTCAA GTTTCTGGATATTGATCCTGCTGCATGGTCTGGACTTGAGGAAACTGCTGGCTCTTCATCGGCTACACATCATGTGGGACCA CTCTTGAGATTGCTTGCAGAAGAATCTGATGATGGTTCTTCTGAAAGGTCAGATCAAGAACTTGCTTTATCAAAAGTTGTTGATGGTATACTACTTGGCATGGAAGAAAATTTAAGCTCTTCCAAGGCTAAAAGGGGAAAGCTTATCGAATATGAGCATCATTGTCGTGAGAAATTTTCATCTGCCGATGTTAATCCTAATTCTGAAAAGATAGATGTGCCATTTGAAGCTCAGAAGAACGCTACCCCTTCTGTTGATTGTAAAGATTCCCAGGGGTTTGTCCATGGCCAAATTGATGAGAAACCAATTGAAGAGGTGACGATGCTTAGTGATCAAAGGAAAGTGACTGTTCTCTATGAACTTCTTTCAGCTTGTCTTTCAGATTTAGGTGAAGATAACAAGAGATATACACGGAGAAGAAAAGGTTATGATGCTCGGCATCGTGTGGCTTTGCGGTTGCTGGCAACTTGGCTTGATGTCAAGTGGACAAAAATG GAGTCCATTGAGACCATGGTTTCATCTGCGGCAATGGCTataattaaagaacaagaatccaaaaaagaagaaagtcaATTAAATGAAAGCAAGTGGGCTAAATGGAAGCGTCGTGGGATTATTGGTGCTGCTGCTGTAACTGGGGGAACTTTGTTGGCTGTTACTGGTG GGTTGGCCGCACCAGCAATTGCTGCAGGACTAGGTGCTTTGGCCCCAACTTTGGGTACTCTGATCCCTGTAATTGGAGCAAGTGGATTTGCTGCAGCTTTTAGTGCTGCAGGAACTGTTGCTGGTTCTGTTGCTGTTGCTGCATCATTTGGAG CTGCGGGAGCTGGACTTACTGGAAGCAAAATGGCTAGGAGAGTTGGTGGTGTTGAAGAATTTGAATTCAAAGCTGTAGGAGAAAACCATAAGCAAGGT AGGCTAGGTGTGGAGGTCATGGTCTCTGGATTTGTTTTTGAGAAGGAAGACTTTTTAAGGCCATGGGAAGGACAGCATGACTACTCAGAGAG ATATGCACTGCAGTGGGAGTCCAAGAATCTGATTGCCGTGAGCACTGCAATTCAAGATTGGCTTACTTCAA GACTTGCAATGGAGTTGATGAAACGAGGGGCAATGATGACTGTTCTGAGCACACTTTTAACTGCATTGGCTTGGCCTGCCGCGTTACTTGCAGCGACTGATTTCATAGATAGTAAATGGACAATTGCTATCAACAG aGCAGATAAAGCAGGAAAGTTGCTTGCTAAAGTCTTATTAAGTGGAGTACATGGAAATAG GCCTGTGACACTTGTAGGTTACTCACTCGGAGCAAGAGTTATTTTCAAGTGTCTTCGGTATTTGTCCCAGACAGAAAACAGTG CCGAAATAGTAGAAAGAGTTGTTCTTCTTGGAGCACCAATCCCAATCAAGGATGAGAACTGGGAAGCTGCTAGAAAG ATGGTAGCAGGAAGGTTTATAAATGCTTATTCAAGGAATGACTGGATGCTTGGAGTTGCCTTCCGCGCAAG CCTACTAACGAAAGGATTATCTGGAATCCAACCGGTCAATATACCTGGGATCCAAAAT GTCGATGTCACAAACCACATTGAAGGCCATTCTTCTTATCTGTGGGCAACCCGTCAGATCATGGATGATCTTCAATTGGATACGTACTATCCCGTTTATAACAACATTCTTTGTATATCTTGA
- the LOC107479005 gene encoding uncharacterized protein LOC107479005 produces MRTRNADSSSKSTTPKKAPPARKAAAKSAGESPAAKRNSTVKTRQIKKKEASSASNSIPDPNPDEPNSDEVVTTTPYSKRKPGRPRTKAVATPKLEEELKAVADETLVVDNSGDVEEAEKPQNVEVVDADNIDHEKEEHQEQVVECVGQSEEKEQKSMEVDETVKGNNAVEAEATASQDATMSSKQPERTLVDLNISVNEDDSMCQKEGEKEDEELNERDGREELKDQEQEKGDVELKEQEGEKGGEELKEQEAVNVKEELKEEDGDKGKEEVKDEEGETAKEETKEEETNITGHKGCSNTDSAVMKDQSKEDFNTRIVGDEVTESSERLDFEEHGGEDIEEDPEEGPWEPPEENEALQEEHRELEAIANQRKSNKEHEIFVGGLDRDATEEDLRKVFKRIGEVVDVRLHKNSSTNKNKGYAFVRFANKEHAKRALSEMKNPVIRGKRCGTAPSEDNNTLFLGNICNTWTKEAIKQKLKDYGIDGVENITLVLDAKCEGLSRGFAFLEFSSHGDAMLAYKRLQKPDAIFGHPERSAKVAFAEPMREPDPEIMAQVKSVFINGLPPHWEEDHIREMLKSYGEIVRIVLARNISTAKRKDYGFVDFSTHEAAVACVEAVNKSELGDGASKIKVRARLSNPVPKTQAVKGGICGGFRIGHGRSGAFARSGRGYGRGRQPFNSWGNINRGRGVYHGGPRQIGRMDFRDDLDFNMYPDYHHRQFGPEGAMRGGHYPSNRGAAFAGPGPPRPYHDRAWGNIPAEGPSEPFPLRRPYSPGGQFNRPFSPGGQFNRPFMGRHFDDPYFYDDNVHGMKRPFYMTDPEPDYMGANRLRPRLDYADPSLFHENRHNDSYGAGSRQYPPDYYGSDYGRGPYSSFYGGDSSHGHGYYY; encoded by the exons ATGAGGACCCGAAATGCCGATTCCTCTTCCAAATCCACAACCCCAAAGAAGGCACCGCCGGCTAGAAAAGCCGCCGCAAAATCCGCCGGAGAATCCCCTGCAGCAAAGCGCAATTCCACCGTCAAAACGAGGCAGATCAAGAAGAAGGAGGCCTCTTCCGCTTCCAACTCGATTCCCGATCCCAATCCCG ATGAGCCGAATTCAGATGAGGTTGTTACCACTACACCGTATTCAAAGAGGAAGCCAGGGAGACCAAGAACTAAAGCAGTTGCCACACCTAAGCTGGAGGAAGAACTGAAGGCAGTGGCTGATGAAACTCTAGTTGTGGATAACTCTGGGGATGTGGAGGAAGCGGAAAAGCCTCAAAATGTTGAAGTTGTCGATGCTGATAATATCGATCATGAGAAAGAGGAGCACCAGGAACAAGTTGTTGAATGTGTTGGACAATCTGAAGAGAAGGAACAAAAGTCTATGGAAGTGGATGAAACTGTGAAGGGAAACAATGCAGTGGAGGCTGAAGCGACTGCTTCTCAGGATGCCACTATGTCTTCCAAACAACCTGAGCGAACTCTTGTGGACCTAAATATATCGGTGAATGAAGATGATTCTATGTGTCAAAAGGAGGGagagaaagaagatgaagagttgAATGAAAGGGACGGTCGGGAAGAGTTGAAGGATCAGGAACAAGAGAAAGGAGATGTAGAGTTGAAAGAACAAGAGGGAGAGAAAGGAGGGGAGGAGCTGAAGGAACAGGAGGCAGTGAATGTAAAGGAAGAACTgaaagaagaggatggagatAAAGGAAAGGAAGAAGTCAAAGATGAGGAAGGAGAAACAGCAAAGGAAGAAACAAAGGAAGAGGAAACAAACATTACTGGACACAAAGGATGTTCTAATACTGATAGTGCAGTAATGAAAGACCAGTCGAAGGAAGATTTTAATACTAGAATAGTTGGTGATGAAGTGACAGAGAGCAGTGAAAGGCTGGATTTTGAAGAACATGGTGGGGAGGATATTGAGGAAGATCCTGAGGAAGGTCCATGGGAACCTCCTGAAGAAAATGAGGCGCTCCAAGAGGAGCATAGGGAATTGGAGGCCATTGCAAACCAGCGAAAGAGTAACAAAGAACATGAGATATTTGTTGGAGGGCTTGACCGTGATGCTACAGAGGAAGATCTGAGAAAAGTTTTTAAGAGGATTGGGGAGGTAGTTGATGTCAGGTTGCATAAGAATTCatcaacaaataaaaataagggCTATGCATTTGTGAGGTTTGCTAATAAGGAACATGCTAAGAGAGCATTGTCAGAAATGAAGAACCCAGTT ATACGTGGTAAAAGATGTGGGACTGCACCCAGTGAGGATAACAACACATTATTCTTGGGAAATATTTGCAATACGTGGACGAAAGAAGCT ATTAAACAGAAGTTGAAGGATTATGGTATTGATGGGGTTGAAAACATTACACTTGTGCTAGATGCTAAATGTGAAGGATTGAGCCGTGGCTTTGCATTCCTTGAGTTTTCTAGTCATGGTGATGCAATGCTTGCGTACAAGAGGCTTCAAAAGCCTGACGCGATCTTTGGGCATCCTGAGAGAAGTGCCAAGGTAGCCTTTGCTGAGCCTATGCGTGAACCAGACCCAGAGATAATGGCACAGGTTAAATCTGTGTTTATTAATGGTCTTCCTCCTCACTGGGAAGAAGATCACATCAGGGAGATGCTTAAATCTTATGGTGAAATTGTAAGAATTGTACTGGCAAGGAATATATCTACAGCCAAGAGGAAGGATTATGGATTTGTTGATTTCTCAACACATGAAGCTGCTGTTGCATGTGTTGAAGCTGTAAATAAGTCTGAATTGGGTGATGGGGCATCAAAG ATAAAAGTGAGAGCTAGGCTATCAAATCCGGTGCCTAAAACACAAGCTGTAAAAGGTGGCATTTGTGGTGGGTTCCGAATAGGTCATGGAAGGAGTGGAGCCTTTGCAAGATCTG GAAGGGGTTATGGACGGGGAAGGCAGCCCTTCAACAGCTGGGGAAATATTAACAGGGGTAGGGGTGTCTATCATGGTGGACCCAGGCAAATAGGGAGAATGGATTTCCGGGATGACCTTGACTTTAATATGTATCCAGATTACCATCATAGGCAATTTGGTCCTGAAG GAGCTATGAGGGGTGGACATTACCCAAGTAACAGAGGTGCTGCATTTGCTGGTCCTGGTCCACCTAGACCTTATCATGATAGAGCATGGGGTAACATCCCTGCAGAAGGCCCGAGTGAGCCTTTTCCTTTAAGGAGGCCATATTCCCCAGGCGGACAGTTCAACAGGCCATTTTCACCGGGTGGACAGTTCAACAGGCCATTTATGGGAAGGCATTTTGATGATCCGTATTTTTATGATGACAATGTGCATGGGATGAAACGCCCATTTTATATGACT GACCCTGAACCTGATTATATGGGAGCTAATAGACTTCGCCCACGATTGGATTATGCAGATCCATCTTTATTTCACGAAAACCGTCACAATG ATTCTTATGGAGCTGGCAGCAGACAGTACCCTCCTGATTATTATGGTTCTGAT TATGGTAGAGGGCCATATTCGTCTTTTTATGGAGGTGATAGCTCACATGGGCATGGATACTACTATTAA